Proteins encoded together in one Pantoea sp. CCBC3-3-1 window:
- the recN gene encoding DNA repair protein RecN — protein sequence MLAQLTISNFAIVRELEIDFQRGMTAITGETGAGKSIAIDALGLCLGGRAEADMVRQGATRADICARFSLKDTPSAQQWLVDNQLDEGNECLLRRVISSDGRSRGFINGTAVPLSQLRDLGQLLIQIHGQHAHQLLLKPEHQKTLLDGYAGETSLMQEMAQSYRQWHQSCRILAQHQQLSQEREARRELLQYQLKELNEFAPVAGEYENIDEEYKRLANSGQLLSTSQQALMLLADGESNTLQNQLYTAQQLLSELVSMDDKLNGVCSMLDEAAIQISEASDELRHYCERLDLDPNRLYELEQRLSRQIALSRKHHISPEDLPVFHQQLLEEQALLDQQESDQDELTLAVTKHHKIALSCAEQLHQRRAHYAEELSQLIGESMHTLSMPHGQLAIEVQFNSDHLTAEGADRIEFRVTTNPGQPLQPLSKVASGGELSRIALAIQVITARKMDTPALIFDEVDVGISGPTAAVVGKMLRQLGESTQVMCVTHLPQVAGCGNQHFYVSKETDGEMTETHMRPLDKRARLQELARLLGGSEVTRNTLANAKELLAA from the coding sequence ATGCTGGCACAACTGACCATCAGTAATTTTGCGATTGTTCGTGAACTTGAAATCGATTTTCAGCGTGGCATGACCGCGATTACCGGCGAAACCGGTGCGGGTAAGTCTATTGCAATTGATGCTTTAGGCTTGTGCCTGGGCGGTCGCGCTGAAGCCGATATGGTGCGTCAGGGTGCGACCCGCGCCGACATCTGTGCCAGATTTTCCCTCAAAGATACGCCATCCGCCCAGCAGTGGCTGGTTGATAACCAGCTTGATGAAGGTAACGAGTGCCTGTTGCGTCGGGTTATCAGCAGCGACGGCCGTTCACGTGGCTTTATCAACGGTACCGCCGTCCCCCTTTCCCAACTGCGCGACTTAGGCCAGCTGTTAATTCAGATCCACGGTCAGCACGCTCACCAGCTGTTGCTGAAGCCTGAACATCAGAAAACGCTGCTGGATGGCTACGCCGGTGAAACCAGCCTGATGCAGGAGATGGCGCAGAGCTATCGTCAGTGGCACCAGAGCTGCCGCATCCTTGCGCAACACCAGCAGCTGTCGCAGGAGCGCGAAGCCCGTCGCGAGCTGTTGCAGTATCAGCTGAAAGAGCTGAACGAATTTGCGCCGGTAGCGGGCGAATATGAAAACATTGATGAAGAATATAAGCGTCTCGCCAATAGCGGGCAGCTGCTTTCAACCAGCCAACAGGCGTTGATGCTGCTCGCCGATGGTGAAAGCAATACGTTACAGAATCAGCTGTATACCGCCCAGCAGCTGCTGAGCGAGCTGGTTTCGATGGACGACAAGCTGAACGGCGTCTGTTCAATGCTGGATGAGGCCGCTATTCAGATAAGCGAAGCGAGCGATGAGCTGCGCCATTACTGCGAACGTCTGGACCTCGATCCTAACCGGCTTTACGAGCTGGAACAGCGCCTGTCACGCCAAATCGCCCTGTCGCGCAAACACCATATTTCGCCGGAAGATCTGCCCGTCTTTCATCAGCAGCTGCTGGAAGAGCAGGCGTTGCTCGACCAGCAGGAGAGCGATCAGGATGAACTGACGCTCGCCGTGACTAAGCATCACAAAATCGCCCTGAGCTGTGCTGAACAGCTTCATCAGCGCCGTGCGCACTACGCCGAAGAGTTGAGCCAGCTGATTGGTGAAAGTATGCATACGCTGTCGATGCCGCACGGTCAGCTGGCTATTGAGGTACAGTTCAATAGCGATCATCTTACGGCTGAAGGGGCTGACCGCATCGAGTTCCGCGTTACCACCAACCCTGGCCAGCCATTACAGCCGCTGTCGAAAGTGGCTTCAGGCGGTGAACTCTCCCGCATCGCGCTGGCGATTCAGGTTATCACTGCCCGCAAGATGGATACGCCTGCGCTGATTTTCGATGAGGTGGATGTGGGGATCAGCGGCCCAACCGCTGCGGTGGTCGGTAAAATGCTGCGCCAGCTGGGGGAATCGACTCAGGTCATGTGCGTGACTCACCTGCCGCAGGTTGCAGGCTGTGGCAATCAGCATTTCTACGTCAGTAAAGAGACCGACGGCGAAATGACCGAAACGCATATGCGACCGCTGGATAAGCGCGCTCGTCTTCAGGAACTTGCCCGTTTGCTGGGCGGCAGCGAAGTCACGCGTAACACTCTGGCGAATGCGAAAGAGCTTTTAGCGGCCTGA
- the bamE gene encoding outer membrane protein assembly factor BamE: MRCKTLTAAAVVLLMMTAGCSTLERVVYRPDINQGNYLVANDVSKIHTGMTQQQVAYTLGTPMMRDPFGSNVWYYVFRQEPGHEPVKQQTLTLTFDGSGTLTNIDNKPELASGKQ, encoded by the coding sequence ATGCGCTGTAAAACGCTGACTGCTGCGGCGGTGGTTCTTCTGATGATGACCGCTGGATGTTCCACTCTGGAGCGAGTGGTTTACCGGCCAGACATCAACCAGGGAAACTACCTGGTTGCGAATGACGTTTCTAAAATCCATACCGGCATGACCCAACAGCAGGTGGCTTACACCCTGGGCACGCCGATGATGCGCGATCCTTTTGGTAGCAACGTCTGGTATTACGTTTTCCGTCAGGAGCCAGGCCATGAGCCTGTTAAGCAGCAGACGCTGACGCTGACCTTTGATGGTAGCGGCACGCTGACTAACATTGATAACAAACCTGAACTGGCTTCAGGCAAGCAGTAA
- a CDS encoding RnfH family protein encodes MPNIAVEVVYALPEKQYFYTVNVEEGATVEQAIKASGILELRSDIDLTRNKVGVFSRPVKLGDEVQAGDRIEIYRPLLADPKELRRQRAERAAKK; translated from the coding sequence GTGCCTAATATCGCGGTCGAAGTTGTTTATGCCTTACCGGAAAAACAGTATTTCTACACGGTGAACGTGGAAGAGGGCGCGACCGTTGAGCAGGCAATCAAGGCTTCAGGCATTTTGGAGCTGCGCAGCGATATCGATCTTACCCGCAACAAGGTTGGCGTTTTTAGTCGTCCGGTGAAGCTGGGCGATGAGGTGCAGGCCGGCGATCGGATTGAGATTTATCGTCCGCTATTGGCCGATCCAAAAGAGCTACGTCGTCAGCGCGCCGAACGCGCGGCAAAAAAATAA